Proteins co-encoded in one Rhopalosiphum maidis isolate BTI-1 chromosome 2, ASM367621v3, whole genome shotgun sequence genomic window:
- the LOC113551837 gene encoding tyrosine-protein kinase Fer isoform X4, translating to MRSRFEEHFFKSGRGGRKLDDVREKYQRACRRLHLVHNEYVLLIAEAQESEKDFQTIMMPAFMQHHKQELENIIADWKNALIELAVQWNPASEEFVQIGLRMESCTDIIQPCEEYNDYTKKTERNDVEISFDDALVQGDTSGHLQANQLAVDNLTMDWVRNKMTELETRLKECQDAIETSVDNKSENNSELQLIELKSEEHRLQKQVDVIKKALFEIGCEELPSGCDLPSLDINDIDITVDGTLKRPSLSNVSQASSMMTIATTLATSSLVDILRKPFRRKSVPNSGNGNLSMDSNSVQNNNSAITTTTPSSGVGPQNSDNSNHYHSDSLDGNDGSVIVDMRPIVTPVPFADNNSNNFLPSVVGSSVKSLIEEEWFHGVLPREEVVRLLTKEGDFLVRETTRNDENQTVLSVCWGGHKHFIVQTTSEGEFRFEGPSFPTIQELITYQYQSALPVTSRSGAILRQPIPRERWELNNDDVLLLEKIGRGNFGDVYKARLRSTNKEAAVKTCRVTVPDEHKKKFLQEGRILKQYDHPNVVKLIGICVQKQPIMIVMELVAGGSLLSYLRNNSKTLSVLQLVSMCRDAAAGMMYLESKNCIHRDLAARNCLVDDKNIVKISDFGMSREEEEYIVSDGMKQIPIKWTAPEALNFGKYTTLCDVWSYGVLCWEIFAKGGTPYSGLSNSKAREKIDTGYRMPAPEGTPEEIYRLMLQCWQYQPENRPHFDRIYATMESLVKSLSPVSPKMRIVEGSKSNDISNVALFMLRI from the exons ATGAGATCAAGATTTgaagaacattttttcaaaa gcgGCCGAGGAGGAAGAAAATTGGATGATGTTCGGGAAAAATATCAAAGGGCTTGTCGGCGATTGCATCTTGTACATAATGAATACGTCCTATTAATTGCCGAAGCCCAAGAATCAGAAAAAGACTTCCAGACAATAATGATGCCAGCATTTATGCAACATCATAAACAAGAGCTGGAAAATATCATAGCCGATTG gaaaaACGCTTTAATTGAATTGGCCGTGCAGTGGAATCCGGCGTCCGAAGAATTCGTACAGATCGGCTTGCGTATGGAATCATGTACGGATATCATACAACCGTGTGAAGAGTATAACGACTATACAAAAAA GACTGAACGAAATGACGTCGAGATCTCATTCGACGACGCATTAGTGCAAGGCGATACGTCTGGACATCTGCAAGCTAACCAGTTGGCAGTCGACAATCTGACTATGGACTGGGTGCGCAATAAAATGACTGAACTTGAAACCCGGCTGAAAGAATGCCAAGATGCTATAGAAACCAGTGTAGATAACAAGTCAGAAAATAATTC AGAACTACAATTAATTGAACTCAAAAGCGAAGAACATAGACTACAAAAGCAAGtagatgttataaaaaaagcaCTTTTTGAAATTGGTTGTGAAGAATTGCCTTCTGGATGCGATCTTCCGTCATTAGATATAAACGATATTGACATTAct GTTGATGGTACTCTGAAAAGGCCTTCGTTAAGTAATGTTAGTCAAGCCTCATCCATGATGACTATAGCTACTACATTGGCTACGTCTAGCTTGGTAGACATCTTGCGTAAACCATTCCGTCGTAAGTCTGTACCAAATTCAGGGAATGGTAACCTTTCAATGGATTCAAATTCagtgcaaaataataatagtgccATTACTACAACTACACCCAGCTCAGGAGTAGGTCCACAAAATAGTGATAATAGCAATCACTATCATTCTGACAGTTTAGATGGAAACGACGGATCGGTTATTGTTGATATGCGACCGATAGTCACGCCTGTGCCATTTGCTGACAACAATTCTAACAACTTTTTGCCTAGTGTG gTTGGATCTTCTGTGAAATCATTAATAGAAGAAGAATGGTTCCATGGAGTGTTACCGAGAGAAGAAGTTGTTCGGCTTTTAACAAAAGAAGGTGACTTTTTAGTGAGAGAAACTACTAGGAACGATGAAAATCAGACGGTGTTATCTGTATGTTGGGGTGGTCACAAGCATTTTATTGTTCAAACCACTTCTGAG ggtGAGTTTCGTTTTGAAGGACCATCATTCCCTACCATTCAAGAACTTATTACATATCAATATCAAAGTGCATTACCAGTCACTAGTCGCTCAGGAGCTATACTTCGACAACCAATTCCTAGAGAACGCTGGGAATTAAACAATGATGATGTTTTACTACTTGAAAAAATAGGCAGA GGTAATTTTGGTGATGTTTATAAAGCAAGACTGCGGTCTACTAACAAGGAAGCTGCGGTAAAAACATGTCGTGTTACCGTACCAGATGAACACAAAAAGAAATTTCTGCAGGAAGGTCgtattttgaaacaatacGATCACCCTAATGTTGTTAAGCTTATCGGTATCTGTGTGCAAAAACAACCTATTATGATAGTCATGGAACTAGTCGCAg GAGGGTCGTTGTTATcgtatttaagaaataattccAAGACCTTATCTGTTCTCCAATTGGTCTCAATGTGTCGTGATGCAGCCGCTGGCATGATGTACTTAGAGAGTAAGAACTGCATTCACCGTGATCTCGCAGCTCGAAACTGTTTAGTTg atgataaaaatatagtgaaGATTTCTGATTTTGGTATGTCCAGAGAAGAAGAAGAGTATATAGTATCTGATGGTATGAAACAAATTCCAATTAAATGGACAGCTCCCGAAGCTCTTAATTTTG gtaaatatactacattatGTGACGTTTGGAGTTATGGTGTACTATGTTGGGAGATATTTGCCAAAGGAGGAACACCCTATAGTGGTCTTAGTAATTCAAAGGCCCGAGAAAAAATTGATACAG gcTATAGAATGCCTGCTCCTGAAGGAACACCCGAAGAGATTTATCGTCTTATGTTACAATGCTGGCAATATCAGCCAGAAAACCGTCCACACTTCGACAGGATATATGCAACTATGGAATCATTGGTCAAATCATTGAG CCCAGTTTCTCCTAAAATGCGTATTGTCGAAGGCTCTAAATCAAATGATATTTCCAATGTCGCTCTATTTATGTTGCGTATATGA